The proteins below are encoded in one region of Macrococcus armenti:
- a CDS encoding tRNA(Met) cytidine acetate ligase: MKAIAIIAEYNPFHNGHLYQIKKIKEKFPDHLIIAIMSGQFTQRGEPAFVSKFQRAQMAIAHCDLVVELPQFYALSFADDFAYGGITVAKLLNADILSFGSEQSNLSQLQITAQQINNKTLNRSDAGYAALMDTNLKSNDILAVQYIRQAERIYPEIDMLPIERINNDYRDEHLSGTISSATAIRRAHEENSTYHHAIPATSAEFIANTLNKNRLFLLIKYAVIQKDIDELKQIYTMYEGLEYRLKKYIHDAQCYDHYIELLSTKRYSKARIRRLLSYVLLNITEMDKHPEINALRILAMNENGRQYLKAIKQKCSVPVITNVNRDNHHYFALETKATEIYNLISDCERTDFNTPVIIKRP; the protein is encoded by the coding sequence GTGAAGGCTATTGCGATCATTGCAGAATATAATCCATTTCATAACGGACATTTATATCAAATAAAAAAAATAAAAGAAAAATTTCCTGACCATCTCATCATCGCTATAATGAGTGGGCAGTTTACACAACGCGGTGAACCGGCATTTGTGAGCAAGTTCCAGCGTGCGCAAATGGCAATTGCGCATTGTGACCTCGTCGTTGAACTGCCACAATTTTATGCACTGAGTTTTGCTGATGATTTTGCATATGGTGGTATTACAGTTGCAAAACTACTTAATGCAGACATATTATCATTCGGCAGTGAACAGAGTAATCTCTCTCAATTACAAATAACAGCACAGCAGATTAATAATAAAACATTAAATAGATCGGATGCCGGATATGCTGCTTTAATGGATACAAATTTAAAAAGTAATGATATCCTTGCTGTACAGTACATCAGACAAGCCGAACGTATCTATCCTGAAATTGACATGCTGCCGATTGAAAGAATTAATAACGATTATCGGGATGAACATTTAAGTGGAACAATATCCAGCGCCACCGCGATTAGACGTGCTCATGAAGAGAATAGTACATATCACCATGCAATACCAGCTACCTCTGCTGAATTCATCGCAAACACTTTAAATAAGAATCGTCTATTTTTACTGATTAAATATGCAGTCATTCAAAAGGATATAGATGAGCTGAAACAAATTTATACGATGTACGAAGGCCTTGAATACAGATTAAAAAAATATATACATGATGCACAGTGTTACGACCATTATATTGAACTATTAAGCACGAAACGTTACTCAAAAGCACGCATAAGACGACTTTTAAGCTACGTACTACTTAATATTACAGAAATGGATAAGCACCCAGAAATAAATGCACTGCGTATTCTTGCAATGAACGAGAACGGACGTCAATATTTAAAAGCCATCAAACAAAAATGTTCTGTACCTGTTATCACGAATGTAAACCGGGACAATCATCATTATTTTGCGCTCGAAACGAAAGCGACTGAAATTTATAATTTAATATCAGACTGCGAACGGACAGATTTTAATACGCCAGTCATAATAAAAAGACCTTAA
- the mraY gene encoding phospho-N-acetylmuramoyl-pentapeptide-transferase: protein MNEIYFGIIAFVLTAILVPLFIPLLKRMKFGQSIREEGPKSHMVKSGTPTMGGLTFLISTIVLSAVACMFVEDNGPLILLILVTLGFGLIGFVDDYIIVVKKNNQGLTSKQKFLFQIIIAVLFYVVSNVLGLLTLSNEINIPFTDSGIPLSVFYVVFIVFWQVGFSNAVNLTDGLDGLATGLSIIAFGCYFYLAQLQGATAMSFFLAILIGSLCGFLLYNKNKAKLFMGDTGSLALGGVIATVSIMLNQELTLILIGFVFVIETLSVMMQVTSFKLTGKRIFKMSPLHHHFEMVGWSEWKIVTVFWIVGIITGVIGIYLGVN, encoded by the coding sequence ATGAATGAAATTTATTTTGGAATTATCGCTTTCGTACTTACTGCGATTTTAGTACCGTTATTTATCCCGTTGCTTAAAAGAATGAAATTTGGTCAGTCTATTCGGGAGGAAGGACCAAAGAGTCATATGGTTAAAAGCGGTACACCGACTATGGGAGGCCTTACATTTTTAATTAGTACGATCGTACTTAGTGCAGTTGCATGTATGTTTGTAGAAGATAATGGCCCATTAATCCTGCTCATTTTAGTTACACTTGGATTTGGATTAATTGGATTTGTTGATGATTATATTATAGTCGTAAAAAAGAATAACCAAGGTTTAACATCAAAACAGAAGTTTCTTTTCCAGATTATCATTGCGGTGTTATTCTACGTAGTAAGTAATGTTTTAGGATTACTTACTTTAAGTAATGAAATTAACATTCCGTTTACAGATTCAGGAATTCCGTTATCAGTATTTTACGTTGTATTCATCGTATTCTGGCAAGTTGGATTTTCAAATGCTGTAAATTTAACGGATGGATTGGATGGTCTTGCTACCGGCCTATCTATAATCGCATTCGGCTGTTATTTCTATTTAGCACAGTTACAAGGTGCTACGGCAATGAGTTTCTTCCTTGCAATTCTTATCGGAAGTTTATGTGGATTTTTACTTTATAACAAAAACAAAGCAAAGTTATTTATGGGTGATACAGGATCACTAGCACTTGGTGGTGTTATTGCTACAGTATCGATTATGCTGAATCAGGAACTAACGTTAATTTTAATCGGATTTGTATTTGTTATTGAAACTTTATCTGTCATGATGCAGGTAACGTCATTCAAATTGACAGGAAAGCGCATATTTAAGATGAGTCCGCTGCACCATCATTTCGAAATGGTCGGTTGGAGCGAATGGAAGATTGTAACGGTATTCTGGATTGTAGGTATTATTACGGGTGTTATCGGAATTTATTTAGGAGTGAATTAA
- a CDS encoding DUF7147 family protein gives MKQTFIPLGSGLSDLFEFEQLMKYNHERIHCLLFLHTTLETEPKTSCILIMQPANDKFQAMYSIFECIKYPYNGPSKKYELLKGWAETYGIDIKEHEIKSKQHFYEDELYYQYLTGVLRLQRIIPPMY, from the coding sequence ATGAAACAAACATTTATTCCACTCGGGTCTGGCTTAAGTGACCTGTTTGAATTTGAACAACTCATGAAATACAACCATGAACGTATCCATTGTTTATTGTTTCTGCATACTACACTTGAAACTGAGCCAAAAACTTCATGTATATTAATTATGCAACCTGCAAATGATAAATTTCAGGCAATGTACAGCATTTTTGAATGTATCAAGTACCCATATAATGGTCCAAGTAAAAAGTATGAATTATTAAAAGGATGGGCAGAAACATATGGTATTGATATAAAAGAACACGAAATTAAAAGTAAACAGCACTTTTATGAAGATGAGCTTTATTATCAGTACTTAACGGGTGTGCTTCGCTTGCAGCGCATTATTCCACCAATGTATTAG
- a CDS encoding YceD family protein has translation MKWSLTELRKHRDNALSVDSEINLNELIKSLDLVDLSPIRVEGKLTPKSDEVIADLHLTGHYVMTCARSLEDVIVPFDIQSIEYFDDSEFEVDYEDNRHPLENGVIDLKPVIQELVVLNKPARVVKDNVELTSMKGNGWEVIDESQLEEELPKVDPRLAKLQALKDSMSE, from the coding sequence ATGAAATGGTCATTAACTGAACTAAGAAAGCATCGTGATAATGCTTTGTCAGTTGATTCAGAAATCAACTTAAATGAATTAATCAAAAGTCTGGACTTAGTCGATTTATCTCCAATTCGTGTTGAAGGTAAGCTGACACCAAAGTCTGATGAAGTTATCGCAGACTTACATCTGACAGGTCATTACGTTATGACTTGTGCGAGATCTCTCGAAGATGTAATCGTTCCGTTTGATATCCAATCGATAGAATATTTTGATGATAGTGAATTTGAAGTTGACTATGAAGATAACAGACATCCATTAGAGAATGGTGTGATTGACCTTAAACCTGTTATCCAGGAATTAGTCGTACTCAACAAGCCTGCACGTGTGGTAAAGGATAATGTTGAACTGACATCAATGAAAGGTAACGGTTGGGAAGTTATTGATGAAAGTCAATTAGAAGAGGAATTACCTAAGGTTGATCCTAGGTTAGCGAAACTTCAAGCTTTAAAAGACAGTATGTCTGAATAA
- the mraZ gene encoding division/cell wall cluster transcriptional repressor MraZ: MFMGEFQHQLDAKGRMIVPAKFREQLTEHFVITRGLDKCLFGYTLDEWAIIEEKLKALPLTKKDARKFMRMFFSGAVEVEVDKQGRINIPKHLMEYAGLSKEATVVGVSSRIEIWDRAQWQQFYEATEDEFETIAEDLIDFDL; encoded by the coding sequence ATGTTTATGGGTGAATTTCAGCATCAACTGGATGCAAAAGGACGAATGATTGTACCTGCTAAATTTCGCGAACAATTAACTGAACATTTCGTAATTACACGTGGCCTTGATAAATGTCTTTTCGGCTATACGCTGGATGAGTGGGCAATCATTGAGGAGAAATTAAAAGCATTACCACTCACAAAAAAAGACGCTAGAAAATTTATGCGTATGTTTTTCTCAGGTGCTGTTGAAGTTGAAGTTGATAAGCAAGGCCGAATTAATATTCCGAAACATTTAATGGAGTATGCGGGCTTATCGAAAGAAGCAACAGTTGTCGGTGTTTCGAGTCGCATTGAAATTTGGGATCGTGCACAGTGGCAGCAGTTTTATGAAGCAACAGAAGATGAATTTGAGACTATCGCTGAAGATTTAATTGATTTTGATTTATAG
- the coaD gene encoding pantetheine-phosphate adenylyltransferase translates to MKNIAVVPGSFDPITLGHLDIIKRSAGLFDVVHVSVLNNASKQGFFSIEERIEMIQEAVKDIPNVEVAYFQGLLVDYCRKVGAKQIVRGLRAVSDFEYEMQLTSMNKKLDDDLETLYMMTNNQYSFISSSMTKDVAKYGGDVSSIVPQNVERALKEKYAQLHQS, encoded by the coding sequence ATGAAAAATATAGCAGTTGTTCCAGGAAGTTTTGATCCGATAACATTAGGACATTTAGACATTATTAAGCGAAGTGCAGGATTGTTTGATGTTGTACACGTTTCTGTACTAAATAATGCGAGCAAACAAGGATTCTTTTCGATAGAGGAACGTATCGAAATGATTCAGGAAGCGGTTAAAGACATTCCGAATGTTGAAGTAGCTTACTTTCAAGGATTACTCGTTGACTACTGCAGGAAAGTCGGCGCAAAACAAATTGTACGTGGACTACGTGCGGTCAGTGATTTTGAATATGAAATGCAGCTGACGAGTATGAATAAAAAACTGGATGATGATCTTGAAACATTGTATATGATGACGAACAATCAATATTCATTTATTTCTTCAAGTATGACAAAAGACGTAGCGAAATACGGGGGAGACGTATCGAGTATCGTTCCACAAAATGTTGAACGTGCTTTAAAGGAAAAATATGCACAGTTGCATCAGTCATAA
- the rpmF gene encoding 50S ribosomal protein L32, with product MAVPFRRTSKTAKRKRRTHFKLSVPGMVACPSCGEMKLSHRVCPACGSYNGKEVVSK from the coding sequence ATGGCAGTTCCATTTAGAAGAACATCTAAAACAGCAAAAAGAAAACGTCGTACACACTTCAAATTATCAGTGCCTGGTATGGTAGCATGTCCATCATGTGGAGAAATGAAGTTATCTCACCGCGTATGTCCAGCATGTGGATCATACAATGGTAAAGAAGTAGTTTCTAAATAA
- the rsmH gene encoding 16S rRNA (cytosine(1402)-N(4))-methyltransferase RsmH — MFHHVTVLLEETVDQLNINPDGIYVDCTLGGAGHSLYLVQQLKGGRLISIDQDQTAIDNAHIILKDHLDKVTFVKDNFRNLFSILSKLNIAKVDGVLYDLGVSSPQLDIGERGFSYHQEAKLDMRMDQSQPLSAYEVVNEWPYEKLVSIFFRYGEEKFSKQIARKIEAEREVKPIETTTELVEIIKSAIPAPARRTGGHPAKRVFQAIRIAVNDELGAFETSIEQAIDCVKPGGRISVITFHSLEDRLCKQVFQEYSKGPEIPRGLPVVPPEYQPKLKKITRKPITSSEEELKENNRARSAKLRVVEILK, encoded by the coding sequence ATGTTCCATCATGTAACCGTATTATTAGAAGAAACAGTCGATCAGCTTAATATTAATCCAGATGGCATTTATGTTGACTGTACGCTAGGTGGAGCAGGTCATAGTCTTTATCTTGTTCAGCAACTTAAAGGCGGAAGATTAATATCTATTGATCAGGATCAAACAGCAATTGACAACGCACACATCATTTTGAAAGACCATTTAGATAAAGTTACCTTCGTAAAAGATAATTTTCGCAATTTATTTTCTATTTTAAGTAAATTAAATATTGCAAAAGTTGACGGAGTTTTATACGATTTAGGTGTATCAAGTCCTCAGCTCGATATTGGTGAACGTGGTTTTAGTTATCATCAAGAAGCAAAACTTGATATGCGTATGGATCAATCTCAACCACTTTCAGCATATGAGGTAGTTAATGAATGGCCATACGAGAAACTTGTATCAATATTCTTTCGATATGGTGAAGAGAAGTTTTCTAAACAAATAGCACGAAAAATTGAGGCAGAACGTGAAGTGAAGCCGATTGAAACAACGACAGAATTAGTAGAGATTATTAAATCAGCAATACCGGCACCTGCAAGGAGAACTGGTGGTCATCCCGCTAAACGTGTTTTCCAGGCAATACGTATTGCTGTAAATGACGAACTCGGTGCCTTTGAAACATCAATTGAGCAAGCAATCGATTGTGTCAAACCAGGTGGACGTATTTCAGTGATTACATTCCATTCACTTGAAGATCGTTTATGTAAACAAGTGTTCCAAGAATATAGTAAAGGTCCGGAAATTCCTCGTGGCCTTCCTGTTGTCCCTCCTGAGTATCAACCGAAACTTAAAAAAATTACAAGAAAACCAATCACATCATCAGAAGAGGAATTAAAAGAAAACAATCGAGCAAGAAGCGCTAAGCTAAGAGTAGTAGAAATTTTAAAATAA
- the rsmD gene encoding 16S rRNA (guanine(966)-N(2))-methyltransferase RsmD, which yields MRVIGGKYKRFPLEALKGVTSRPTTDKIKETMFNIIGPLEGTGLDLFAGSGALGIEGLSRGLEHVIFVDGSFQAVQVIKKNTSKLDEQVEVYKNDYKRALKALVKRDIQFDMIFLDPPYDKGIIDDALPFIRENNLLKTNGRIMIECEKHEVIDTLDYEVLKHENYGITKLILLRGVS from the coding sequence ATGAGAGTAATCGGAGGGAAATATAAAAGGTTTCCATTAGAAGCGCTAAAAGGGGTAACGAGTCGCCCAACAACAGACAAAATTAAAGAGACAATGTTTAATATTATCGGGCCATTAGAAGGTACTGGTCTAGATTTATTTGCCGGGAGTGGTGCGCTTGGGATAGAAGGGTTGAGCAGAGGACTTGAACACGTTATCTTTGTAGATGGTAGTTTTCAGGCCGTACAAGTAATCAAGAAAAATACTTCAAAGTTAGATGAACAAGTAGAAGTATATAAAAACGATTATAAACGTGCATTAAAAGCATTAGTGAAGCGTGATATTCAGTTTGATATGATTTTTCTTGATCCACCATATGATAAAGGAATAATAGATGATGCGCTGCCATTTATACGTGAAAACAATTTACTAAAAACGAATGGGCGAATTATGATAGAATGTGAAAAGCATGAAGTGATAGATACGTTAGATTATGAAGTATTAAAACATGAAAACTATGGCATTACAAAATTAATTTTATTAAGAGGGGTATCATGA
- the ftsL gene encoding cell division protein FtsL, translated as MAVEYINSNYYNQVNEQVKVKSVSKTHVVSLSRLEKFIYLTLVSLIAFVSIYMLSLKYDAYQTNTQIAAVEGEIVHQQSVNGELNSEVMKQSSYERVYSKAKSYGLSLKNDNVKVVQNNVTK; from the coding sequence ATGGCAGTAGAGTATATTAATTCAAACTATTACAATCAGGTCAATGAGCAAGTTAAAGTAAAATCGGTATCAAAAACTCATGTTGTTTCTCTTTCAAGATTAGAGAAATTTATTTACTTAACATTAGTGTCATTGATTGCGTTTGTCAGCATCTATATGCTATCTTTGAAATACGATGCGTATCAAACGAATACACAAATTGCTGCAGTAGAAGGTGAAATAGTACATCAGCAAAGTGTGAATGGGGAATTAAATTCAGAAGTGATGAAGCAATCATCATATGAACGTGTCTACAGTAAAGCAAAATCTTACGGATTAAGCTTGAAAAACGATAACGTAAAGGTAGTGCAGAATAATGTCACGAAGTAG
- a CDS encoding penicillin-binding transpeptidase domain-containing protein, protein MSRSRLKLKKNKIGAVLLIMLFGLLFFSLIFKYSFIMLTGQSSGQDLVMRASEKYVRNIVNQPERGKILDRNGQILAEDIESYKLVAVLDERISKGSKKPKHVVDKKKTAKALSKIIDMKEKEIYKVLSNKKAFQVEFGKAGRDLTFEQKQSIQNLNVPGLTFFSEKKRFYPNGNFASHLIGLAEKNGDTNVMTGMLGTEKIFDTYLAGKPGKTTFKQDIWNYVLPKSGNVIPAQNGDNVQLTIDKNIQIFVEDSLDMMVARYKPKDIFAVVMDAKTGEILGSSQRPTFNPETREGFGEKWANDLYQNTYEPGSTFKTFGLAAAIQEDKFNPKEKYKSGERDINGITISDWNDVGWGMISMNRGFQLSSNVLMMKLQDEVGIDKMKTYYEKFGFGSSTHSLFDSEATGHISWGDELSQKVSAFGQSTTVTPAQMLQAQSAVLNDGNMLKPYFVSSIKDQDKQLIYKGKKEIVGKPITKTTAHKTMDQLYDVVYGKEMHAYNYRLDDYKVAGKTGTAQVPDTEKGGYVQGANPYMVSFMGHAPANDPKVVIYYGMSLAQKNDAEAYALGVSKGYKPLMENTLKYLNVGSKASAKEQLVFNAPDTESDATEKAIEKLEKASLMPIQIGKGEKVIAQLPVKDTKLLKDDKVFILTDDNITMPDVSGWSKRDLLMLKTLTGIEISFKGSGYAVKQSIDPGTAIKKGDKLKIELDSLDPIKQSPVYKDVLNEKLQQEKEMLKKQIEAEHKNNKSTN, encoded by the coding sequence ATGTCACGAAGTAGATTAAAACTTAAGAAAAACAAAATAGGAGCAGTCCTCTTGATTATGCTATTCGGACTGCTCTTTTTTTCATTGATTTTTAAATATAGCTTTATTATGCTGACAGGGCAATCCAGTGGGCAAGATCTTGTAATGCGCGCTAGTGAAAAGTATGTTCGTAATATCGTGAATCAACCTGAACGCGGGAAAATTTTAGATCGTAATGGCCAGATTCTAGCTGAGGATATCGAATCATATAAACTTGTTGCAGTACTTGATGAACGCATTTCAAAAGGTAGTAAAAAACCGAAGCATGTTGTTGATAAAAAGAAAACTGCAAAAGCATTATCAAAAATAATCGATATGAAAGAAAAAGAGATTTACAAAGTATTAAGTAATAAAAAGGCGTTCCAGGTTGAGTTTGGTAAAGCCGGGAGAGATTTGACGTTCGAACAGAAACAGTCAATACAAAACTTAAATGTGCCAGGATTAACATTTTTCTCTGAGAAAAAACGATTTTATCCAAATGGTAACTTTGCATCACATTTAATCGGATTAGCAGAGAAGAATGGTGATACGAATGTAATGACAGGTATGCTTGGTACTGAAAAAATCTTCGATACGTATTTAGCAGGTAAACCAGGTAAAACGACCTTTAAACAGGATATATGGAACTACGTGTTACCGAAGTCAGGTAATGTTATTCCAGCACAAAATGGAGATAATGTTCAGCTGACAATTGATAAAAATATACAAATATTCGTTGAAGATTCACTAGATATGATGGTGGCCCGTTATAAGCCGAAAGATATTTTTGCGGTCGTTATGGATGCAAAAACTGGTGAAATTCTAGGTAGTAGTCAGCGCCCAACATTTAATCCGGAAACGCGAGAAGGGTTTGGGGAAAAATGGGCCAATGATTTATATCAGAATACGTATGAGCCAGGATCAACGTTTAAAACATTTGGTCTGGCAGCTGCAATACAGGAAGATAAATTTAATCCGAAAGAAAAGTACAAGTCAGGTGAAAGAGATATTAATGGAATCACAATCTCAGACTGGAATGACGTTGGTTGGGGAATGATTTCAATGAACCGAGGTTTCCAGTTATCTTCAAACGTTTTAATGATGAAACTTCAGGACGAAGTCGGTATTGATAAGATGAAAACTTATTATGAAAAATTTGGTTTTGGAAGTTCGACGCATTCGCTGTTTGATTCAGAAGCAACGGGTCATATTTCATGGGGGGACGAACTGAGTCAGAAAGTTAGTGCTTTCGGTCAGTCAACAACTGTTACACCTGCACAAATGCTGCAGGCTCAATCCGCAGTGTTGAATGATGGAAATATGCTCAAACCTTACTTCGTTTCTTCGATTAAAGATCAGGATAAACAGTTGATTTATAAAGGGAAAAAAGAAATCGTCGGCAAACCGATTACGAAAACGACGGCACATAAGACGATGGACCAGCTTTATGATGTTGTTTACGGTAAGGAAATGCATGCATACAATTATCGTCTTGATGATTATAAAGTTGCAGGTAAAACGGGAACAGCACAAGTGCCTGATACTGAAAAAGGAGGCTATGTGCAAGGCGCCAATCCATATATGGTTAGTTTTATGGGACATGCCCCCGCAAATGATCCGAAAGTCGTAATATATTATGGTATGTCACTTGCACAAAAAAATGATGCTGAAGCATATGCGCTTGGAGTTTCTAAAGGATATAAACCGTTAATGGAGAACACACTCAAATATTTAAATGTTGGTTCTAAAGCGTCAGCAAAAGAACAACTCGTATTTAATGCACCGGACACGGAATCGGATGCGACTGAAAAGGCGATTGAAAAGCTTGAAAAAGCATCGCTTATGCCTATACAGATCGGTAAAGGCGAAAAAGTAATAGCGCAATTACCCGTTAAAGATACAAAATTATTAAAAGATGACAAAGTTTTTATATTAACTGATGATAATATTACAATGCCTGATGTTAGCGGCTGGAGTAAACGTGATTTATTGATGCTAAAAACTTTGACCGGCATAGAGATATCCTTCAAAGGAAGCGGCTATGCGGTAAAACAATCTATAGATCCTGGGACAGCAATCAAAAAAGGTGATAAGCTGAAGATAGAGCTGGATTCATTGGATCCAATCAAACAATCTCCAGTATATAAAGATGTTCTCAATGAAAAGTTACAACAGGAAAAAGAAATGCTGAAAAAACAAATTGAAGCTGAACATAAAAATAACAAATCAACGAACTAA
- the bshC gene encoding bacillithiol biosynthesis cysteine-adding enzyme BshC, translating to MKQYKKIEDGKGSFIDRLIHTEDFKPFYHYVLNESGFKERNEVARNGLESQLGDVIQSYIGDDISDAQQNNIEALKSGHQVVVGGQQAGLFVSPLYTIHKIISIIVMAKEQSIKLNKLVIPVFWIAGEDHDFDEVNHANVYDENSIIHRVKYYSKQEVTDSVSNVQIDRDAYMTALNKMFTLLGETEHTKVIYQKLRDIPGYWTEHFKSILQTLFKSHGVLFIDSQYKPLRALERHILKWQFEHHEAIDAAFRNGQNAFEQLTSERQIITDTNVHLFLQYDGMRQLLKFDGNEYILPKSGVALSKEEVLAIIKHEPERISNNVVTRPLMQESVFNTLAFIGGPSEIKYWGELTQVFEYAQIKMPLVVPRMRITYMTQELEKIITRYDISLEGLFANGIDEYVDTFLKTKENYMVEQEIRAIETQLEASYESLIQSGDSALAHIAKSNVAHHKVQFDYMLEAYRKEIKRKYTTELKHFTKIKNELNPDGLQERVMHPVQIMNRYGIHIFDDVLNAFDQYQYEHIILLSN from the coding sequence GTGAAACAATATAAAAAAATAGAAGACGGCAAAGGATCATTTATTGACCGTTTAATACATACAGAAGACTTTAAACCGTTCTATCATTATGTGCTGAATGAATCAGGATTCAAAGAGAGAAATGAGGTCGCTCGCAACGGTTTAGAAAGTCAGTTAGGAGATGTTATTCAGTCATATATTGGTGATGACATTTCAGATGCGCAGCAAAACAATATTGAAGCTTTAAAATCAGGGCATCAAGTTGTTGTTGGGGGTCAGCAGGCAGGCTTATTTGTAAGTCCGCTATATACCATTCATAAGATTATTTCAATTATCGTGATGGCGAAAGAGCAATCAATAAAACTTAATAAGCTAGTCATTCCAGTGTTCTGGATAGCTGGTGAAGACCATGACTTTGATGAAGTTAATCATGCGAATGTATATGATGAAAACAGCATTATACATCGCGTGAAATATTATTCAAAGCAGGAAGTAACCGATTCTGTTTCGAATGTTCAAATTGATCGAGATGCATATATGACTGCGCTTAATAAAATGTTTACACTGCTCGGTGAAACAGAACATACGAAAGTAATATATCAGAAGCTGCGCGATATTCCGGGTTACTGGACGGAACACTTTAAATCCATACTTCAGACGTTATTTAAATCACATGGAGTCTTATTTATTGATAGTCAGTATAAGCCGCTCCGTGCATTAGAGCGACATATATTAAAGTGGCAGTTTGAACATCATGAAGCAATAGATGCGGCTTTTCGTAATGGACAGAATGCATTTGAACAATTAACTTCAGAACGACAAATAATTACAGATACGAATGTACATTTATTTTTACAATATGATGGCATGCGTCAGCTGTTAAAGTTTGATGGTAACGAATATATATTGCCGAAATCAGGCGTTGCTTTAAGCAAGGAAGAAGTGCTTGCAATTATAAAACATGAACCAGAGCGTATATCAAACAATGTCGTAACGCGTCCGTTAATGCAGGAAAGTGTATTTAATACTTTAGCATTTATCGGTGGCCCTTCAGAAATAAAATATTGGGGAGAATTAACACAAGTTTTTGAATACGCCCAAATAAAAATGCCGTTAGTAGTACCCCGTATGCGCATAACATATATGACGCAGGAGCTTGAGAAAATTATTACACGCTACGACATCTCACTTGAAGGATTATTCGCAAACGGCATTGATGAATATGTTGATACATTTTTAAAAACGAAAGAAAACTATATGGTCGAACAGGAAATACGTGCGATAGAAACGCAACTTGAAGCGTCATATGAATCATTAATACAATCGGGTGATAGTGCTTTAGCACATATTGCAAAATCGAATGTAGCGCATCATAAAGTACAGTTTGATTATATGCTTGAAGCATACCGTAAAGAAATAAAAAGAAAGTATACAACTGAGCTCAAACATTTTACAAAAATTAAAAACGAACTCAATCCAGATGGTCTGCAGGAACGTGTTATGCATCCGGTACAAATAATGAACCGATACGGCATCCATATATTTGATGATGTATTGAATGCGTTTGACCAATATCAATATGAACATATTATTCTATTAAGTAACTAA